DNA sequence from the Callospermophilus lateralis isolate mCalLat2 chromosome 2, mCalLat2.hap1, whole genome shotgun sequence genome:
tttcatcttctaagatcttcttctatttctctctttagggttgtgtagttttccttgtataagactttctcctcttttgttaggttgattcccaagtattttatttttttgaggatattgtgaatgaggtggttgtcctcatttccatttcagaagatttgtcactgatatacaggaatgcctttgatttatgcatgttgattttatatcctgtcactttgctgaattcatttattggctgtggtagtttctttgtagacccttttgggtctgctaggtatagaatcatgtcttcctcaaatagtgataatttaagttcttcttttcctatttttatgcctttaatttctttcatctgtctaattgctctggctagtttttcgagaactatgttgaacagaagtggtgagagagggcatccctgtctagttccagattttagagggaatgccttcaatttttctccattcagaatgatgctagcctgaggcttagcatagatagctttttacaatattgaggaatgttcctgttatctctaggttttctagtgttttgaacataaagggatgctgtattttggtgaatgctttttctgcatctgttgagatgatcatatggttcttatctttaagtctattgatgtggtgaataacatttattgatttccatatattgaaccagccttgcatcccagggatgaatcctacttgatcatgatgcactatctttttgatatttttctgtatctgagtttccagaattttattgaggatttttgcatctaggttcattagagatattggtctgtagttttctttctttgaagtgtctttgtctggtttaggaatcagggtgatgttggcctcgtagaatgaatttggaagttctccctctttttctatttcctgaaatagcttgaaaattattggtattagttcttctttaaaggttttgtaaaactctgctgtatacccatccattcctgggcttttcttagttggtagtcttttgatggcttcttctatttcctcaattgatattcgtctgtttagtttgtgtatatcctcctgactcaatctgggcaggcagatcatatgacttaagaaatttaacgATGCCTtctctatcttctattttattggagtataaggattcaaaataatttctaattatcttctgtatttctgtagtgtctgttgtgatattgcctttttcataccatatgttagtaatttgagttctctttcttcttctcttcattaccatggctaagggtttgtggatcttatttattttttcaaagaaccaacttttagttttgtcaattttttcaattgtttcttttgtttcagtttcattgatttcagctctgatttgaattatttcttgccttctactacttttgctgttgttttgctctctttttttagggttttgagatgaagtgtgagatcatttatttgttgtttttttcttttttttttaaggaatgaacttttttctgacattccatctgctgcagatatgacctcttctaaagttgagttgacctgcattgcttgtggtcctttctttccttgtcttttcatagtgctcaagtttctttctgctttgtgaaactgttgtattattgattttccccctatatatttatattgctcttgtaaagTTGCAAAGATTCAAATTCCTATCTGTATTTATAAGATTACCCTACTTATAAATAGTAAAATTTAGGGGGTTGCAAGTGGGAGAGAGGGAGTAGGAAGGAGAGAAAcaaataacaaggaaagaaagagaaaaaagagagtgggaaaaagaaaataagaggaaaaaagaaaactaaaaagggggaagggaggtgggcatatataattcctctatattatattattctggtgattcagttgttaaagacctttttcatgcacaattcttggtttcacatatgttgaggttgcGAGGACCAGAGGGGGAAAGGTAGAGGAgactggatgaatggatgaaaagagagagagaagagaaaaaaagaaagaaaaaaaaatatatctcagaactctgttttcttttcttccagtaggtggcgttgtctattcctaacttgagtctctgggttcagtgtggtggtggtagtcagtgtgagaggacttgagcttccacctgtagccTCTCTACTCTTATTCTCTGAGATGTAAACCAGGTGCCTGATCCGCTGCAAAACcgagctggtagccacaccctccgttggtgggttttaagggttggtgGGATTTGCCAAGATGAGTTCCATCAGTTTTTCTTATAAGGTGTTTGATGAGGTGGGGGGTGTTGGGGAAACCTTATGTTTGTCCAGAGCTCGGTCAGGTGACCGAGgtggctgggcccctcctccagttggggtGGTCTGTCTACTGCACAGGTGCTGGGCCCCTTCTCTGGGTCAcgtggtctgcctaccatgcagctaTCTTTTTTCTATAGTATGTTATTGGCTCCTATCTAGTATGAGTcagttttttgtgtgtttttatctctttgtcttctattctgttccatttgtTTTCTTCCCTGTTTGGTTCCAATATATGCTGCTGATTTTATTCTCATAGCTCTATATTATAATatagataataataatattattattattatattattataatatagataatatttccaatgccttcagctttgtttcatttatttatttacttatttttactaaagattgctttggctattctgcacctcttgtttttccagatgaatttaatgGGTGCTTCTTCTACTTTCATAAAGAACATAATtgaaattttgatgggaattgcattaatTATGTAAAGTGGTTTTGGTTACATGTCCATATAGACAATATTTGTTCTGCCTACCTAAGAATATGGGAAGTCTTTCTATTTTCTTAGATCTcctcaatttctttttttgtgttatGTAATTTTCACTGTACAAGCCTTTCACCtcatttgttagattgattcccccttttcttttctttctttatttttaaggcTATGGTAAAAAGGATGGCTCCCTGATTTCTCTTTTAGCTGACTTGTCATTGTAGTATAGGAACACAATTGAAAATAATGCCTTAAAAATTTAATGAGACTATGTATGAGATGATAAAACTGTTCTGATACACAGATTCCTTAACCAAAACCTGAATTCTATTTTGAAAAGAACATGTACCTTTACCAACTTAGTAATATTAAGAATGAATAGTTTTTAAAAGGTGGAACTAACTGCACTAATTGCTCCTAGGCTCGCATGACTTTGggcttcttttatattttttttaagtttagtttttttggccatagtaagatataagaataatagaaaaggaaaatgaaaggcttttgattctcagcatttttttttttatttagaagtaTTTTTAGTGACTAACATCTGCTCTGATTTGCACTCATATACCAGACCAAATGTGTTGATGTGGGTCATGCAGTCAAAGTGCAAATATTTATACTtgaattcatatttattttatttataattatactttATAGCTACCCCCAATTAAAAACAGCTGACACTtgtaaagatgaaaataaaatgcTGCTTCATTTTTGCCTACTGGTTTTTCCAACTGTTGAAATTGTAACTGCacttagcagtttttgttttcaaatgcTATTGCCTCTGTACATTTCTCAAGACATCATAGTCAGTCATGAGTCTTGGTGGTATTTTTATTGATAATATTTTGTCATCACTATTTTTTACCCTATAAGAATAAATGTTATATTTACACTAGATGCTTAAAATTATCAGTGCCAGATCTATAGGGATGTTCTGAAGCATATAGCTGGGTCTATAATAAAAGCCCTGATATATAACATATTACAATTCTCTGACACCCCTAGATGAAGACATATTTAGGATACCCATAATGTGATTGAATATACAAGAACATATAGTTCCAATATAGAGTATTTTTCTGCAaatacatataaaaacatgcaaacaaatcaaagaagaataaaaatcttATAGTGTAGTATATATTTACATTGGAGTTATTGCAATAAATAGGGTCCTGCTTTCActttgatttttgtgtgtgtgtgtgtgtgtgtgtgtatgtgtgctttTCAGAATGTAACCTCTATAGAGAAGTGACATATTTTTAAGACAAGTCAAACAACATATTACTTATTTAGAAGAAATTATACTCCAATGAACAGAAGACAAATATTCTCTAATTGTTTTCTTGTTAGTTCTTCCCAACAGTGTGTATTCTCCAGAGGTCAGTGTCCCCCGAGTTAAGCAGCTAGATGTGAGCAAACTGCATGATCATGGAATATAGGTTCAAGATCTGTCTCTTTCTCGGGCATCCCCATGCTCCTACCAAAAGCCTTTGACAGTTGGAAAAATGTTAGTTCCATCCCTTATTGAATTCTATTCTGGAAGAGTCATTGCCTTTAAAGGGATGCAAAAATGTATCAGAATATTTTAATCGTGAGGCAGAATGTATATGCAGTATGTTCATAATGGCAAGGAAGGCCAcgattaaaaatatatatcaggAGAATCTGACTCTTGGTAATTTAATGTTGGACATCTtttccttcttctgtgatgtgttTAAATCCAGAAATTGCTTTCAGAGGGGGAAAAAACTATCAGGGCTGAGGGAGAGTATTGTCTATTGAGTTCAGTAAGCATTGCGTATACAATGTGCTAAATTCTATTTTCGTGATTCCTAGGATAATTTGACAGAGTTTGAAACTTTGTTCTTAATTACTATATCATACTAGAGGATTTAAGTGAAATCTTAAAGGtaggttttgttttttcattaaatttattgaATTTAGTAAAATAGAGAACACACATGAACACAAGCATAGAAATAATAAATCTTAtatgttttttaaatgttttgatgATATATGTTCAAAGAATACTGGGCATGAAAAAAGTAATATTTGGATAACTATAGAAGTTTTCTTGGAAGAGCTGTGTAGGAAAATTGTGACAAACAAGATAAATTTAAATCATGAGTAGAGGAATGAAGTCAATTCAGTAGattagaagaaataaatattttcatagaatacaattttaagaaacaTGTATGAATGAACAGAATTGCTTGTTGATGTATTAAGGAAATATTATAAAATCCATAGTTTCTGTTTGTGCACTTTGAAAGAAAGTGGAGACAAAAACTTCAATGACTGTATTCAAGTGTTGTTTGAtaggctttttaaaatatatttttaattgtagatggacacaatacctttattttgttttatttatatgtgtctctgatgatcaaacccagtacctcacacatgttctgcaagtgctctactactgagctacatccacagcttagatgatattttttattagttagcAAAATATGTTCTGTtgaaatgcctgctggccacagtAGGAGTGAAGAATGAGAGACAACTTggtatttcttaatttttctttaaccTTGACTGATTTTACAGCAGCCTCAGCCTGAGTTTTGGATATAGGCAAATGCAAAAAGCACCAGGCAGTGGTGGGGGAGCAGTCAATGGGCACTGGAATTCAAAAGGGAATGTTAATTAAAATCTGAAAGGTGttcacatataattttttttgtcttttgtgaTGCCCTAAATATTCATACGAATGCTGCAATCCTAGCAATCCTGCAGGCACTTATCTTAATGACCTCCAAGGAACACTATAACTTTCATAGGACCATCACCACAATATTATTCTAACAATAATTGCCTTGTGTGCATTTTTATGTAcctttttatttgtaaataacGAACACACACTGCAGACCACCTCAAAATGATAGTGAGGTAGGTAGGGAAGCAACACCTTTATGTGCTCCTGAACCCTtccattttctgatgactccCTATGGTAGCATACTAAAATCACATTATTGACCTAATAGTTGGGATGCAAGAAGAGTTAATAATTTCTTGAATTACTAATTGCTGAAATCATAATGCAATGTAGAAGACTGGAATGGTCACTAATGATTAATAAGCCTAGTTGAAAGTGAAATTACAATCTAGGATTCTAGGCAGACATCATCCTGAATTAAGGCAAGAAGTAGGGTTAGGAGTTATACAATTAAGGTCAAAGGCCGTGAAGCCAGTAATGGGAGATAAGAGAAGAATCAAGTTGAgcataacattttaaaatcaatgcaCAATCTCTAAATTTCTCCAAGATCATTAGAGTATGAATCTGTGGTTCCTGACATTTGTCAGTAAGCCTGACAAAATTCGACATGGTAGTGAATTAACCTGACAGTTTAAACAATTAACTGCAAAATGCATGTTTGTAGAGATATAGAAATAATAATTTCCTGAGTTTCTTCCTCCATGTCCTTGATGGATTTTCTTGGGATAGTGAGTCTAGTGTTAGTGCTCAACGTCAGATAAAGAAGGTTAATGTTGTAATAAGAATATTGAACATACACTCTGGGATATGTTCTAACCCTTtaagaaagtaaataaatattcaataaatatagAATAAGGTTATTTAGCCAGGCAAAGTAAGAAGACTGCCTAAAGTGTCTTGAAATATTTGAAAGTCTATATTTTGAGAATTAtccttatttttctttgttcCCTAGAATGAGAAATGTGTATACTGAGAAAGAACAATTCTAAACTTTAATACTAATAAAAGACATTACAAGGTATACACGTTTAAATATGGAATTGACTATGATGATTAGTGCCTCAGTTTCTTGTCATGACAAGGATTCAAGAGAACTCTGAAATGTGAGCTCAGTGGCTTTATTGTTAAAATGGGTGGCAGGAATTTTGTTAATGGAGACTCAAAAAGAAGCTTGCAAAACAGAATTCTTAGAATttggttttatttacttttttctttcgagatatacatgacagtacattgtattttgacatattacacatacatagaaggaaatataacttgttccaattaggatcccattattgtggttATATATGACATGGAGTTACATTGTTCATGTATTCAtataggataggaaagataggtctgattcattctattgtgttttctattccctgcccttaccttcattatcccttttttaGTCCAATAAACTTTTACATTTCCCCTCCCTTGTCCTGGGTTAGTAAtcaaatatcagagaaaatattctgcctttgatttttttggcaTTGGCTTATTGcacttctccagttccatccataatttcattattccttAGGACTGAGTcaaattccattgtatatatttaccacattttctttatccatctgttgaagggctTTTACATTGATTtcgtagcttggctattgtgaattgaggtaCTATAAAAATTAAAGTGGCTTCATCACTATACTATGCTGATTATAAATCCTTTGAGTGTAATCGAGGTGTGGGATAaccgggtcaaatggtggttccattccaagttttctaaggacctCCCCATTGCATTCCAGAGTGTTTTCATGAACTTGCATTTCCTCCAGCAATGTCTGAGTGTATGTTTTCcctgcatccttgccaacattttttattacttttattcttgataattgccattctgactacagTGAGATTACATCTTAGTGTAGATTTGATctatctaattgttagagatgttaaacatttttttcatatatttttttgacCATTGGTACCTTATCTTCTGTAAAATGCCTATTCTgacccttagcccatttattgattaggttattattattattatttacattaagttttttgacttctttgtatatcctggggaAGCTTGTGTtacagattttctcccaatctgtaaggtctctgttcatgttcttgattgtgtcctttgctgtgaagaagcctcTTAGTTTGATACcacctcatttattgattcttgattttgatTCTTGTGCTTTAGGTGTCTTATTGAAGAAATTGGTTCTTAAGCCAACATGATAGAGAgttgggcctattttttttttctagtaggcaCAGTGTTCCTTCTATCATTTAGatacttgatccactttgagttgagttttaagctttttattattttgtacttATTTGCATATTAAAAGCATTTACTATTCCCAAGGACTTACGTGATTTGATAATATGAATAAGACAATCATCTCAATGACAGTCTGACATTACTACACGTATCCTTGTCTGtcgtaaaattatattttaatgtgaAGTCTTCCATACATCAGAAATTCCATACATAGACAATTTTTATAAGATTGTGATGTTGAACACTACCACTTTTTTTATTCCAGATAAGACAACTACCATCCTGAAGAACACAGCAACTTGCTCTGAAGCACCAGCCAGCAAGATTCCCAAGGGGAGCAAAAGATCATCACTGCACACTGATCACGTTCATCCTCACTGGCCTACATTAAGCATCACCTCAGTGCCTGCCTCTCCATCATGTCGAGTTCTGCTgctgtattttattttccttcctaattttttgttgttgttgttcaagaAGGATCATGGTACGTGAAGTCAGAAACCAGAGCTCTGTGGCCACATTCATCCTGGTGGGGTTCTCAGAATTCCCGCACTTACAGGCACCCCTCTTCCTGGTGTTCCTCAGCATCTACACTGTCACTCTGGTGGGGAACTTGGGCATAATTGTGGTCATAAGGATAAATCCCAAGCTTCATACACCCATGTACTTTTTCCTCAGCCATCTCTCATTTCTGGATATTTGCTACTCCAGTGTATTCACACCCAAGCTGTTAGAGATCCTGGTTGTGGAAGACAGAACTATCTCCTTCAATGGGTGCATGACAcagtttttctttatttgtatgtttgTGGTTACAGAAATGTTCATGTTGACAGTGATGGCCTATGACCGATTTGTGGCTGTGTGTAACCCCCTGCTCTACACAGTTGTCATGTCTCATAAGCTCTGTTCCCTCTTAGTGGCTGGGACATACATGTGGGGTCACCTGTGCTCCTTGATATTCACTTACTCTCTGGTAGTACAGTCCTATTGTGGATCTAACGTCATAAATCACTTTGGTTGTGAGTACTCTGCCATCCTCTCCTTGTCCTGCTCTGACACTACTTTCAGTCAGATGGCCTGTTTCGTCATTTGTACATTCAATGAAGTCTGTAGCCTCCTGATCATCCTTACCTCCTATGTCTTCATCATTGCCACTGTCAGCAGGATGCCTTCTAAGGGTGGCCTCCGcaaagccttctccacctgtgccTCTCACCTGACTGCCCTCAGCATCTTCCATGGGATCATCCTCCTTCTCTACTCTGTGCCCCACGACAAAGGCTCCTGGTTTCTGGTCAAAGTGGACACTGTTCTTTTCACTGTCATGATCCCCATGCTGAATCCCCTCATCTACAGCCTCAGGAACAAAGACATAAAAGAGACAGTTAGGAGGCTAATCTATGCCAAACTGCATTCTCTCCACATAAAATTCAGATAAATGTTTTTCTATATTCTAAcagtatacaatttttaaaaatgtttttggtgATACTTAAGTTTTAACTAAATATATAATATGTCTTCTCCACCCAATATTGAATAAGAGATGCTCTTAAATATTCGGAGGGCT
Encoded proteins:
- the LOC143390445 gene encoding olfactory receptor 1165-like; this translates as MVREVRNQSSVATFILVGFSEFPHLQAPLFLVFLSIYTVTLVGNLGIIVVIRINPKLHTPMYFFLSHLSFLDICYSSVFTPKLLEILVVEDRTISFNGCMTQFFFICMFVVTEMFMLTVMAYDRFVAVCNPLLYTVVMSHKLCSLLVAGTYMWGHLCSLIFTYSLVVQSYCGSNVINHFGCEYSAILSLSCSDTTFSQMACFVICTFNEVCSLLIILTSYVFIIATVSRMPSKGGLRKAFSTCASHLTALSIFHGIILLLYSVPHDKGSWFLVKVDTVLFTVMIPMLNPLIYSLRNKDIKETVRRLIYAKLHSLHIKFR